One segment of Coffea arabica cultivar ET-39 chromosome 7c, Coffea Arabica ET-39 HiFi, whole genome shotgun sequence DNA contains the following:
- the LOC113699195 gene encoding large ribosomal subunit protein eL38z/eL38y: protein MPKQIHEIKDFLLTARRKDARSVKIKRSKDVVKFKVRCSKYLYTLCVFDSEKADKLKQSLPPGLSVQDL from the exons ATG CCTAAGCAAATACACGAGATCAAGGATTTTCTTCTAACAGCTAGAAGGAAGGATGCACGGTCAGTGAAGATAAAGAGGAGCAAAGATGTGGTGAAGTTCAAGGTGCGCTGCTCTAAGTATCTGTACACACTCTGCGTCTTTGACTCTGAGAAGGCTGATAAGTTGAAGCAATCACTTCCCCCAG GTTTGAGCGTGCAAGATCTGTGA
- the LOC113699193 gene encoding uncharacterized protein: protein MGMMMMKTTTMQRRASSAVIVSIARSQGAAASLGTPAPAGCTSLAAFLSAFPNHKPHLAFYSAISSKFKSSSEKALKFQPELRNDINNVNSLDDALSLFERMARMRPLPSVIDFTQLLDRIVKMKKHYSSVVSLFRDMCVKGIPVNEYTLTMVINCYCVVGRVDLAFSTLAGFFKRGFVPDVVTFGTLLKGLFKEQKVPQAQELFKKIIKEKLCKPNETMLGIVIDGICKAGNTQTAIEFLRAMEKRGSPCKPTAIIYNTVIDSLCKDKMVDEALALLQEMIEKDIPPNVVTYSCLIQGLCNLSRWKDVDKLFAEMKVYKIVPNVITFSIVVDALCKEGHIEDAEEVVQIMIQQGQNPDLVTYSSLMDGYCLQSRIDDASRVFNAMVANGLTPDLHCYGILINAYYKTKKVKAAMKLFQEIPHKGLTPNIVIYNTVLQGLFSSGRYLSAREIFNEMQASGMKPDFHTYCVVLAGLCKTGHVDEALELFHATEADGTDLHIEMYNIMLDGLCKCRRLNSARDLLKNLSLKGLDPNVITYNTMIAGLLSEGLLIEAKELIEKMEEKGCLADSVTYNVILQGLLMGGHYDDAVVYYEEMVHRGFLLDASTFSILLDLSAENQNNLSVLMLMLKIDPNSKRFMDGGQRGPSH from the coding sequence ATggggatgatgatgatgaagacgaCAACGATGCAGAGAAGAGCTTCTTCTGCGGTGATTGTTTCCATTGCTCGGTCTCAGGGAGCAGCGGCTTCATTAGGTACTCCTGCTCCTGCAGGTTGTACTAGTCTTGCAGCATTCCTCTCTGCATTCCCAAACCATAAACCCCATTTGGCTTTTTATTCTGCTATTAGTAGTAAATTTAAGAGTTCTTCTGAAAAAGCTCTGAAATTTCAACCTGAATTAAGGAATGATATTAATAATGTCAACAGTCTTGATGATGCTTTGAGCTTGTTCGAGCGGATGGCTCGGATGAGGCCTCTGCCTTCCGTTATTGATTTCACTCAATTGCTGGACCGTATTGTTAAGATGAAGAAGCATTATTCTTCagttgtttccctttttagagaTATGTGTGTCAAGGGCATTCCTGTAAATGAGTACACCCTTACTATGGTGATTAATTGTTACTGCGTTGTGGGCCGAGTGGATTTAGCTTTTTCTACATTGGCTGGCTTCTTCAAACGTGGTTTTGTTCCCGATGTAGTCACCTTTGGCACTTTGCTTAAGGGACTTTTTAAAGAACAAAAGGTTCCTCAGGCACAAGAATTGTTCAAAAAGATAATCAAGGAAAAACTTTGTAAACCCAATGAAACTATGTTGGGGATTGTGATAGATGGGATCTGTAAGGCAGGAAACACTCAAACGGCCATTGAATTCCTCAGAGCAATGGAAAAACGAGGAAGCCCTTGTAAACCTACTGCAATTATTTACAATACTGTCATTGACAGCTTGTGCAAGGATAAAATGGTTGATGAAGCTCTTGCCCTCTTACAGGAGATGATTGAAAAGGACATTCCCCCGAATGTTGTCACTTACAGTTGTTTGATTCAGGGTCTGTGCAACTTAAGCAGATGGAAGGATGTTGACAAGCTCTTTGCTGAGATGAAGGTTTATAAAATTGTTCCAAATGTTATTACTTTTAGTATAGTGGTGGATGCACTATGTAAGGAAGGGCATATAGAAGATGCTGAAGAGGTAGTCCAGATCATGATCCAGCAAGGTCAAAATCCCGACCTGGTCACATACAGTTCCTTAATGGATGGGTACTGTTTACAGAGTCGAATAGATGACGCAAGTAGAGTTTTCAATGCCATGGTTGCTAACGGCCTTACACCCGATCTCCATTGCTATGGTATTCTAATAAATGCCTATTacaagaccaagaaagtgaaagCAGCCATGAAGCTCTTTCAAGAGATTCCACATAAAGGTTTAACACCTAATATTGTTATTTATAACACTGTGTTGCAGGGGTTATTTAGTTCAGGAAGGTATCTTAGTGCACGAGAAATTTTCAATGAGATGCAAGCTTCTGGCATGAAGCCTGATTTTCACACTTACTGTGTGGTACTGGCTGGATTATGCAAGACTGGACATGTCGACGAAGCATTGGAGTTATTCCATGCAACCGAAGCCGATGGAACAGATCTTCACATTGAAATGTACAATATCATGCTTGATGGGTTGTGCAAATGCAGGAGGCTCAATAGTGCCCGGGATCTTTTGAAAAATCTCTCCCTTAAAGGATTGGACCCTAATGTCATAACATACAACACCATGATTGCTGGCCTGCTTTCAGAAGGTCTGCTCATCGAAGCTAAAGAGCTCATTGAAAAAATGGAAGAGAAGGGTTGCTTGGCAGATAGTGTTACATACAATGTCATTCTGCAAGGACTCCTTATGGGAGGTCATTATGATGATGCAGTGGTCTATTATGAAGAAATGGTTCATAGAGGATTCTTGCTGGATGCATCTACGTTTTCCATTTTACTTGATTTATCTGCTGAGAATCAGAACAATCTTTCTGTGCTAATGTTGATGCTGAAGATTGATCCCAATAGCAAGAGGTTCATGGATGGGGGACAAAGAGGACCTTCACATTAG